TATATTTTAACACCTGATGGAAATCTTATTCCATTAGAGAAGTTTGATTTTTCAAATTATAAAAATCTAGAAAAATTTGCAAAATATGAAGTTGCTAAATCTCGAGTAGTAACACAGCCACCACCACATGTATCATTAATGAAGAAACTTGAATTGGTTGATTATGAACCAGCTAGTGACCTTGGAAATATGCGTTGGTTAGCAAAAGGAAGATTAATAAAATCTCTTATTGAACAATATGTAACACAAAAAGTAATAGAATATGGTGGAATAGAAGTTGAAACTCCAATAATGTATACCTTTGACCATCCAAGTTTAGAAAATTATTTAAATAGATTTCCAGCTAGACAATATATATTACTATCTGGAGAAAAGGAATATTTCTTAAGATTTAGTGCTTGTTTTGGTCAATTCCTTCTTGCACATGATTTACAACTTTCATATAAACATCTTCCACTTAAATTATATGAATTAACTAGATATAGTTTTAGAAGAGAGAAGAGTGGAGAATTAGCAGGTTTAAGAAGATTAAGAACTTTTACAATGCCAGATGTGCATGCAATTTGTAAAGATTTAAAACAAGCAATGGAAGAATGTGTTAAAAGATTTAAACTTTGTATGGAAGTTTTAGAAGATATTGGATTAGAAAAAGAAGATTATGAATTAGGAATACGTTTTACAGAAGATTTCTATAAAGAGAATAAAGATTTCATATTATCACTTATTAAACTTCATGGAAAGCCAGCTTTAATAGAAATGTGGAAAGAGAAATTCTTCTACTTTATTTTTAAATGGGAATTCAATTTTATAGATGCTCAAGATAAAGCAGCTGCTTTATCTACTGATCAAATAGATGTTGAAAATTCTCAAAGATATGGCATAACTTTCATAGATGAAGACGGGAAAGAAAAATATCCAATAATACTTCATTGTTCTCCAAGTGGAGCAATTGAAAGAGTAATATATGCACTTTTAGAAAAAGCTTATAAAGAAATACAAAATGGTAAAAAACCATCTTTACCATTATGGCTTTCACCAATACAAGTAAGAATAATACCAATATCTGAAAAATATATTGAAACATCTTTAAAGATATTAGAAAATTTAGAAAAAGCAAAAATAAGAGTTGATATAGACGATAGAAAAGAAACTGTTGAAAAAAGAATAAGAGAAGCTGAAATGGAGTGGATAAATTATATAATAGTAATTGGCCAAAAAGAAGCTGAATCTGGAATTCTTTCAGTAAGAGATAGAGAGAAGGGAGAAATAAAAAATATGAATATTAATGAATTAATTATTGAAATAAATAATAAAATAAAAGACGTACCATTTAAACCTTTATCTCTTCCAAAGTTCTTATCAAAAAGACCAACTTTTAAATAAAAATTAGGAAAAATTTAAAAAGAGGATATTTTAAGCTATTTTTGAAATAAAATGAAAATAATGTGGTTAGGACATTCTTGCTTTTTAATCGAACATGCAAGAACAAAAATTGTTATAGATCCTTATGAAGGATATGCTTTTCCAGATTTTGATATAAGTTTAGAAAAATATAAAGATGCCCTTAAAGATGTTGATTATGTAATTTCAAGCCATAAACATGCCGACCATTATTATAGATCAGATCAACTATACCCTAAAGCAAAATATATTTCTGGAGATGAAAAAATAGGAAAAAAAGACGTATTAAAGCCAGGAGAAATAGAAGTTAGTTATTTAAAAGTAGACCATGGACCTGGAAGAGGTAAATGTGCTGGAATACTACTTAAATTAAATAATAAAAAGATATATCATTTTGGAGATATTTATAGAATAGAAGAAGAAGATATAAAAAGATTAATTGAAGAAAAAATAGATATAGCATTAATACCAATTGGCGGAACTTATACTTTAGATCCAAAAGAAGCTACAGAAGTGCTTTTAAAAATAAAACCAAAAAAAGTAATCCCAATGCATTATAGAACAAATAAAAATAGAATAATACCTTATACAATTGAAGATTTCTTAAAGAATAAAGAAAAAATTGAAAATGCTGGAATAGAAGTAATATCATTAAAAGAAGGAGAAACGATAGAAGTATAAGCAATTATGCCAACAAATCTTACAGCTGAAGCAAAAAAAGCATTAGCAAATTACCAATTAGCTAAAACTTTAGATGAAAAAATAATCGCATTAGAAAAAGCTCTGTCTTTAATACCAAAACATAAAGGTACCGAAAAACTTTGTGCTCAGATAAAGAAAAGGATAAAAGAATTAAGAGAAGAAAAAGAAGAAAAAAGTAAAAAAATAGGAAGACGTAAAAAGGATATTTTCTCAATAAAAAAAGAGGGAGAAGCTCAGGTAGTTCTTATAGGAACTGCAAATAGTGGTAAATCAAGTATACTTTCAGCATTAACAAATGCAAAACCTGAAATAGCTAGTTATCCTTTAACTACTAAAAAGCCTGAATTGGGAATGTTACATTTAAATGAAGTAAATATTCAGTTAGTGGAACTACCATCTATAATATTTCCTGATGGAAAAGAGACACAATTTGCAACTAGAAGTATAAATCTTGCTAAAAATTCCGATGTTATCATAGTAGTTATTGATGGTACATATGATGCTATTACACAATTAAATCAAATATTTAAATTGTTTTATGAAAATGGAATTATTTTAGGAAGCCCAAAAATTTTTGTTGATATAAAAAAGACGCCAAGTGGAGGAATTAGAATTATTACATTTGGAAATTTTAAAGGTTCTTTACAAGAAGTACAAGAATTATTACTTAGCATAGGAATAAAAAATGCTATTATAAAAATATATGGAGATGCTACAATAAATGATGTAGAAGAGGCCATCTTGAGAGAAAATATTTATAAAAAAGGATTAATAATAATAAATAAATTTAATCCAGCTTTTATTGAAAATAAAGAGGAATATACTAAAGCTATACAATCCTATGATTTGCCATATATTGAGATATCTAATATTGAAATTGAAAAAGAAAAATTAAAAGAAGCTATATGGAATTTATTAGACTTAATCAGAGTATATACTAGAAAAGACGGAGTCGTTTCAGAAAAACCGTTAATTGTTCCAAAAGGAATTACTGTTGGAGAAGTTGCAAAGATCATACATAAAGACTTTGTTAAAAAATTAAAATATGCAAGAATTTGGGGGAAATCTGTTAAAATAAATGGGCAGAGAGTTAGTAAAGAACATTATTTGGAAGACCAGGATATTATAGAACTTTATACTTAAAATAGGAAAATTTAATTCAAAATAAACAGGATTTTGCAATACCTGAAATTTATATTTTTATAAAATATCTATTTAAAAACTTAAAGGCTAGTTTTTTTATTTTTTAAATGGCTTGCCGGCCATAGACGCTAGGAAACGCCTGGACTCATTCCGAACCCAGAAGCTAAGCTAGCGTCGCTTGAATGTTAGTGTGGTGCGAAAGCCCACGCGAAATTCAAGTGCTGGCAAGCCATTTAAAAAAGATTAATATTTATAAAGTACTCTATAATTTCCAAATTAAATGGATTGAGAATAAATGTTGATTACAATTTTTAATTTTTTTCAAGAAATAGGTAAAAATACAGATATAATTGGAATTATAGTAAGTTTAGTATGGTTAATTCCATGGCTTATATTTTTATTTTATCCAATGTTTGGTTCAAAATTCCAAATTACA
The DNA window shown above is from Nitrososphaerota archaeon and carries:
- a CDS encoding threonine--tRNA ligase, which produces MRILQLHSNFIEYELIEKEVELAEPSEEKVKRFEEVVVLFTTIEKNDNVEIARKAIEEVKSSLEVIKVNRILIYPYAHLSNNLATPSKALEIIKEMENHAKKLGIEVYRAPFGWCKKFSISIKGHPLAEQSKIIEEESKELYESKALKAEEKIKSLWYILTPDGNLIPLEKFDFSNYKNLEKFAKYEVAKSRVVTQPPPHVSLMKKLELVDYEPASDLGNMRWLAKGRLIKSLIEQYVTQKVIEYGGIEVETPIMYTFDHPSLENYLNRFPARQYILLSGEKEYFLRFSACFGQFLLAHDLQLSYKHLPLKLYELTRYSFRREKSGELAGLRRLRTFTMPDVHAICKDLKQAMEECVKRFKLCMEVLEDIGLEKEDYELGIRFTEDFYKENKDFILSLIKLHGKPALIEMWKEKFFYFIFKWEFNFIDAQDKAAALSTDQIDVENSQRYGITFIDEDGKEKYPIILHCSPSGAIERVIYALLEKAYKEIQNGKKPSLPLWLSPIQVRIIPISEKYIETSLKILENLEKAKIRVDIDDRKETVEKRIREAEMEWINYIIVIGQKEAESGILSVRDREKGEIKNMNINELIIEINNKIKDVPFKPLSLPKFLSKRPTFK
- a CDS encoding MBL fold metallo-hydrolase, which encodes MKIMWLGHSCFLIEHARTKIVIDPYEGYAFPDFDISLEKYKDALKDVDYVISSHKHADHYYRSDQLYPKAKYISGDEKIGKKDVLKPGEIEVSYLKVDHGPGRGKCAGILLKLNNKKIYHFGDIYRIEEEDIKRLIEEKIDIALIPIGGTYTLDPKEATEVLLKIKPKKVIPMHYRTNKNRIIPYTIEDFLKNKEKIENAGIEVISLKEGETIEV
- a CDS encoding TGS domain-containing protein, whose translation is MPTNLTAEAKKALANYQLAKTLDEKIIALEKALSLIPKHKGTEKLCAQIKKRIKELREEKEEKSKKIGRRKKDIFSIKKEGEAQVVLIGTANSGKSSILSALTNAKPEIASYPLTTKKPELGMLHLNEVNIQLVELPSIIFPDGKETQFATRSINLAKNSDVIIVVIDGTYDAITQLNQIFKLFYENGIILGSPKIFVDIKKTPSGGIRIITFGNFKGSLQEVQELLLSIGIKNAIIKIYGDATINDVEEAILRENIYKKGLIIINKFNPAFIENKEEYTKAIQSYDLPYIEISNIEIEKEKLKEAIWNLLDLIRVYTRKDGVVSEKPLIVPKGITVGEVAKIIHKDFVKKLKYARIWGKSVKINGQRVSKEHYLEDQDIIELYT